The sequence CTTGCAGTTGCTCCTCACCTTGCAGTTGCTCCTCCAGCTGCGACACGCCGGCCTCGAACTCCACGAGCAACTTGCCAACGGCATTGTAGCACTGTGCTCCCGTGAGGTGTGCATACTCTGGTGGCTCGGCTGTGAACCGCAGCAGAGGGTTGGTGTCGGCTGTATCCTCGGGCACCTCAGGAACCCTGCGCGGCAGGTAGCCAGAGATACGTTAAGGAGACAAAATTGAGAAAGACGATTTCCCGCAGGTACCAGTAAACTATCCTTTTGTGCagtaccaaaaaagaaaaagaaaagaaccacCACTCTTGCCTCGAGAGACTGTTCGATAAGCCAGAAAAATCACATAAAGAAAAACGGTGTTGGTGCCGCCTCGATTATATTAATTTTCTTATATTGCTGCGAAACTGTGGAATACTTTAGCATCACATCATCCACATGCTCATCCATATGTGCGGATTCATACAGATGTTCATATCACCGCATGACATGGATGTCCATGTGATACTGTGATTATATTAATTTTTCTTATATTGCTGCGAAACTGTGGAACACTTTACCGACCTTATAGCATCGTATCATCCACATGTTCATCCATATCTGCGGACTCACATGGATGTTCGTATTATCGCATTATATGGATGTCCATACGATGCGGTGATTCGGCCCTCCATGTTCGAATCATTCCGTATCTGCGATCCGCATGCGAAATTTTTCGATAGGGATTATACATGGGATATATCTCTAAACACCGAGTTGGCAGTGCGCCAGCTCGCGATGATGACTACTTGAAGGTCGTGCACGGCGTGGTTTTATGGAACTGTTGCTAGTACCGACCGCATTGTCTGGTGTACGTTCTTGCTTCACCCTCGATAAATCGCGACACCGTTACTAAAGTCACCGTGTCGCACTGCCTAATCAATACATCCCGTAAGACAGCGTGAAAAACGTTCACCCAACATACCCAGCAGTCCATTAGGCAATGCTTATAGAGACAATAAAGCTAAAATCATAGCAACGACTAAGCAAGTCCGGCAAGCGAGCGTTTGTGAAGAACTTTCGGTGGATCCATCCAAGGTTTCAACAGTTGTCCTTCCTTCAGGGCCCGGACATTTTGAGCGAGTTCATCAGAGAAGCGAGCTCAACTTAGAACTTGCAACGAGGTAATCTATTCCGCACAACGATTAACACACGAAGGGTTTCGCTGAAAGCGGCGCTATGTATCGTTTTCGCTTTCTCTGTAGAGACGCACGAAACTGCGTTGGTTTTTCATCTCTCTCGCGGTGCACTGACGCTCAGGTCAGCGGTTCACTTCAGTGCACAAGGTTGGGTTGCGTTATAAGACCCACGGACACTTACAGGACGATGTACTTGTGCCGTTTCTGCGATCCAACGACGCCAAATCGCCGCGCTGCCGCGGTCAAGGCTCTGCGCGAAGACCACATGAGAGCGGCCATGTTTTGAGTTTGAGGCCGGCAAGTTGCGGCAAGTTGCAACTTCCGAGTGATCTCGCTGAACACAAAGTGACGGTTAACTTCTTGTCTACAGGTCGTAATTGTTTATTGAAGCTACGGAATGGGTGTATAGATGCTTGTGGATCAGGTAATGTTAAATAGGTGGGGTTTCGAACTCACGCCTTAAGCCGCATGACAGGCCGAGCACTGATTATTAGTCTCAGAGGCAATGCTTTTACGTGCTTCACGGCCGAATACAATCTTGGAAGCTCATAGAGCCACATACACATTTAGCCATTAATAGCCGTTCTGCATTGTAGCTAATAATAGCCATTCTGCAGCCATAGCGATCCGTAGCTGCCATCTGAGATCGTAACAAGCTCGTGAGCTACGAAGGCAGTGCGATTTGTGTTGTTTTGACGCGTAATAGGTCAGCTTTGCTAGTAGTGCGTCTTTTTGGCGATCGAAGAAAAGCAGCGGCTTGTGTAACCCGAGTGAGACATGGGCAAAGTTAGACGAAGCAAGAAGCCCCCTCCCGAGGGTTGGGAATTGATCGAGCCCACTCTGGACGAACTGGAGCAGAAAATGCGCGAATGTGAGCACTTTACTTGTTTGCTTGTTTACTGTGTTGCGGGAGGGTTGGGCCGGCGGCGTCAGTGTGACGCAGCTTGAATTGGTTTCTCTCGCGATCATTAATGCGTTTGATGCTTTTCTGACGAGCCACGTAAGAAAGTAACGCAACTAGTAACGGACCGTAGTCATACTGGGGGCTGTGTCTTTGATTGCGTTGTGCTACGCGAATTTTCCCTCAACAGTTGATTGGTTTAGTTATGTCGCGAGAAGATCGATCGCGCCTTTTCAGTGGCAAGTTACAGACACGCAAGAAAAATCGTCTTTGCGTTGTTTAGTTACCTGACACCACTTGATCGAGGATAGATACCTTCGCGCTTCCTAGGGAAGTGGGGCATAAAGGAACTAAAACTTATCACCTGACTAAATGACGGAGGTTATAGCAATGCGCACTCTATAGGTGCTTTAGGAAAAGCTCGAACTCGGCTTCATGCGTAAACGTGACGCTACAAAATTAGCGGTGTGCTGGTCGTTCGAAGGCTGCGTGCGGAAATGACGTATTTATCGAGAGCTTCCTTATCAAGGCacagaaaacgcaaaaaaaaaaaagaaatcttggcATAGTTAGCTTGCTCGATGAATTTATTTCCTGTCGAATGGATCAGTTGTGTTGCTTCAGAGCagaattaaaaaaagagagagatgggTTCGCAGGAAGATGGATATTTGAGGTAATCAACAGCGGGCGATCAAAAGAATGCTTAGTCTGAAGCCAATATTCCTTCTTACAGAGGCACTTCATTTTATCTGAGCGACAACCTGACAAAGGCGTATTCTCTTGTAAAAACATTGGCTTACGGCTCAGACCTTTCATTCGGCTGCCGTTCAAAGCATAGTGACCTTTACTGCGTCACAGtgataagagagaaagaaacaaacgtgACGGTATGGCTTCTGCAAAGTGACTAACCTTACCTAGACAATGGGTTAAGTTGTCCAAATTGGCAAATGGCTGCTTTGGTCGaacagcgactgctttggctcagttgctcgctgctcaatttttcagtgTGTGACtgtagtcgcaaacctctgaaccaatttGATGTGCAGGAACAGGATGTGTGCTTATTCTACGAGGTGATGAAGAGTGCGAGCAGACGCGAATTAGTTGTATCGACGGGTAGGTCGCATTAGCCACTGTGCAAATCGGCCGCTTTGAGCTGCTACTTTGTCGCCAGTCACCAATAGTCGCGCAGTTGGTGCTAGTCGAAAATGTGGAACGAGCCTTAAGAAAGCCGTTTGGTTGCAGGCGAGACGGAGTCTCACGAGGGCAAGCGCAAGGTCGAGTCGCTGTGGCCCATCTTCAAGATCCACCACCAGAAGTCCCGATACGTGTTTGACCTCTTCCACAAGCGAAAGGCCATCAGTAAAGGTGCGTGCTGCTTCTTAATGCGCGCCTCCTTTCTTCTACTTCCCTTTTTGCTCAGACTACTATatgtgcataattttttttttttttttatctgttgcAATGACTGCATCTTTACACACAACGCGAAGGAAATAATGAGACACTAGAGAAAGAAACGAAACACAAGTGCTAAGTCATGACTAAAGATTTATTCATgcaaaccatatatatatatatatatggaaaaaaTCACGCATGTGTACTCCACCGCATCAAGCCTCCCATTCGCCagggtgcaaaaaaaaacacgagaagcATGACAAAAGATACAGGTGATTAACGGTTACATGCATCAGGAAATAGTTTTTCCCTGCTGTGCACCGACTCGCCCGACTACCTACTGTACCATGACTGCATCACATTACTGAGGAAACATAAATTTGCAGGGGAAGCATGAGCCATTGGCCCAGTATATGTGACAGTTCAAGGATGAAGATCTGAGAATTGGTGATGAACAAGTACACCGATGAAAAGAACACAGGTACCGACAGGAATGACCTTTCCTGTTAGTACCCGTGTTCTTTTCATCCGTGTGCTATTCATCGGCAATTCGCTGCTTTTCATCCTTGAAAGGATGAGAAGTAGGGCAAAGTAATTCATGTACTTTTGTTTCCACTGTCTTTAGTTCGTGTCATGTCAGCAAAATTTAGACTTGGAACGCTTACATCAGAGCCACCATTACCTTTAGTTGCCAGATTCGCAGCAAGAAGACACGGTTATCTTGAGATATCACACGTATGAGTTGTTATTCTGAAAaatttcaatctgtgagcacccTACATGGACGCGCTGTTAGGAGGGCAGTTGAtaccctgacgaagacaagccctaatgttgaaacgttggctcctgcGACATTCCTTGTTTAGCGATTTTTTTCCTGACTTATGACTAATACGTGCATTTACGATTAATATAGAACAACAATATTTCTACGTTCCGCGAGACTTTGTTATGACGAGATTCGACTGTAGAGAGTCCTGTTGATGTTCACGTGACGCATGTACGTGCAGAGCTCTTCGAATACTGCATCCGCGAGGGTCTTGCTGACCGCAACCTGATGGCCAAGTGGAAGAAGCAGGGCTACGAGAACCTGTGCTGCCTGCGTTGCATCCAGACCAGGGACACCAACTTCGGCACCAACTGCATCTGCCGCGTCCCCAAGGCGAAGCTCGAGGAGGTATtgacattagagcactgcacgggcccgggccggcccgaaagcccgggcccggcccgcgggccgggccgtcctaagcgttttccggcgggcccgggctgggctcgggcttgaaagtgcgggcccgggccgggcccgggcttgaagccgcgggcctgggccgggcccgggcttgaggctgcgggccgggccggactcggacccgctcattaaaaggcgtaagtcgggccttcgagcacacgcgaatgttatgcattgcatggtctaaggtatactgtgccaagctgaagtgacacgtatatatatatatatatatatatatatatatatatatatatatatatatatatatatatatatatatatatatatatatatatattaacagcactaacaatgggccagatcacggttgttcccatgggaggcataaagatttcggtcttttattcgaggttgacagatacgatacatttcatttatattccttggtattacgtgccaaaaccacgatatgattactaggcacgccgtagtggcagcggatcaatttcgaccacctcgagttctctaacgtgcacctaaagataagtatatacacgggtgttcttgcatttcgcccccaccaaattgcggccgtcctggccgcgggaatcgcacccgcgtcctaggacttaacagcgaaacagcttaaccgctgagctaccaccgtgggcaaagcagcatttcgatgcatgtacacaccggattttccgtccgatcgcccgctacaaagcgcacggcatcattaataatcatcatcaacaactaatatcctctagcgggcccgggtcgggcctcgtcatgaacaagcgcgccctggaatAGTtaagtaatgaacgcccgggcccgggccgggcccgggcttggaacgacgggcccgggccgggctcgggctgggttcggtcatgtacgcctgggcccgggcttggaaccacgggcccgggctgggctcgggcttcataaagcgggcctgggccgggcccgggcagtaaaatccggcccgtgcagtgctctaattgaCATCTCcctcgatttttttcttcagccacAAAAATGGAATTTGGGCAGTTGATATTAGTCTTGATTGAACCcacattaaccctttgagacgctttgtacacaattgtgtgcaccgcttgtttttgctagttgtgtcgcctagtggctaagaaagcgcAAGACACATTCACATTTTGATGAATTGAACCCGAGCAATAACTGTGTCTTCATTCAACTTCATTTTGTATAGTCACTTTGCTCCATGTTCAACGAATAGTTCGACATGCCACTTCCCGTGAGCCGcgacaaaagtataatttttctttgctcacaaTGAGCATAACCGAAAAAGAATTCACTCTGTATTTCTACCCCGAGATTTGATTCTGCTCGTGCAAGAACAGAGCGTGAATGACTTGGACGAATAGATAGTATTTAATGAggattaattactataacacacacaaATCAACATACCATACATTGTTTTTTGTTAAAATAAAATATTGAGTGCCTTCAAATAATGTTGCATCAATTTGATGCATTTTCAGACAGTTCTACATAGGTGGTGTCTGAAATGGCCAAGTatgcagccgtaccaacttgttcagTGTTCAACATCTACGATGTCGCCACGAGCCAGTGTGGTGGTGTCGTTATCCCTATTTTTCTTTTGCGTTTTTTGTGGCTTACCAAACGTCTACTCACGACAAGAGTGGTACAGTAGGGTAATTTACTAACACACGAGAAACAGTTGATCTCTTAGCGTCCCGTGAAAACTGTTTTCATACAATACTGGTTCCACAAAGCTTTAGATCCAGGACAAATATTTTACGTGCCTGTTTCCGGGGAAACCTTCATACGTTTTAGGGTGGAGTGCATTATCTGCAAGGAAGCGCTGGCGTCACGTACATTCGTTAGTGTATATTGATAACGACACCTTTTTTTTCCCTTACTTACAGGGCAAGATAGTCGAGTGTGTCCACTGCGGATGCAGAGGGTGTTCGGGATGAAGAATTGCCGTCCCATTTCCATCGTTTCCAGGGAAGTTCATCAACAGTGTCGCTGAATAAAAAATGTTCTCTTTGTACAGCCAAAGGTTGGGTGTACAGCAATGTGTTTCCGGCCAGCCTTGCATAGGTCTGGCACTTGCGGGCCGAGATCTTGGTCAAAGTTTTTTTGTTGATTCTGACCATCAACAGAACACGGCTGCAAATCTTAACTGGCCTTGGTATCGCCACTGGAATGCCAACTGCATATTGCGTCCACAATAATCTAGTTTTATGAAGCAGTGCACGTTACGCGACCACACTGCACAGCGCTACTCGATGCCAACAGATAGCATCAAGTTGCTAGCGCCTGTGTAATGCCTCGGCAACAAAGACTGCATTAGAGTGCAAGGCACAGTGTTGGGAAGAAATACAAtgcaaaagaaatagaaatacagTGCTCATGTTAGTGCGACGTGTTGTTTATAATCGTGGACACCTTTACTTGGCAATGAGCCGGAATCAAACCCTGGCCTTCTGCGTGCCAATCAAGTagtattctagcacagagctAGGCTAGTGCTTGCAAATGCTTCGGAAAAAGATAATATGCAGCCATGAAGTCGGGCGAATAGTTTAATCTCACCCTGAAAATTGCGTAACGAGTTGAGTGGTAGGCCTACTAATGAAAAAGTGTTCAGCCATAGTTCACCATAAttattagccacagcatcaacagtgtGTGCAGTCACTTAGGTGCTTGCATTGCCTGAACTTGCGGTAGGTGCCCTAGAAGAATTTACAACTGCCAATGTCGTGCACAGATGTTCCTTTCCTCACGGCACTGTTTCAGGTGTTCATCTAGAAGCGTGGCAtgtgaatgagaaggcgatgcataCATGGCCTGATAATGCTATTGTGCTtcactcttaaaggtgaagcttagaGTGTCCTCCCAAGTTTTTTGTACTTCGACCCCACTGAAACGCACCAGCTGTGGCCAGGAAGACTGTTTAGCCGCTAGGCTAGCACGGCGCGTCACAACAGTACCTCGTCGAATCAGGCACAATGCACAGCAACGTAGCACGATGTGTTGAATGattatggtaaaaaaaaagagaagactttATTTACAGAACTTAAGATATAAAGAGAGCCAATCGATGTCGGTTGGAACCAGTGGCAAGGTTGGGTTGTGCAGGGTGGCCCAATCGCAAAGCTCTGCAAGTGGCGGCCGACGAAATTGTAGAGGCCGCTGGGGTGGAAAAGTGAGGGCAGGCTCTTCTTCATCTCCTTCACTCTGACGATGCCATCTGTTTCGCTTGTGCTCGGATGCGCTTCTCGTACTCCAGGGCATTTTGGctgcgagataaaaaaaaaaagtgaagcattGAATTAGAGCAAACAGAAAAAGAATTTAAACTCTCTGCAAATTTCCTATAAGACAACATGCGAGAAGCATATAATGGAGTTGGGCAGAGGCATACATGtattatacagggtgccccagctatctctagccagagtttaaaaatatgccgatgcactctatgacgacgcgactaaATGCATGTTCCGACTATTGCATAGAGTTATCACACTATTTCTTTTCAATTGTCTAGGTATTTTAAATTGAATAACTTTTGAAGCAGCAAAGCCGGGCAAAAGATTTCGATGAAAAAGTCGTAGATTGGTTTGCAAAACATTAGAAAGTTTCTAACTTTCTGTGTTAGCATTTTTCTGGTTACTACAGatgcccacgaaatacaaaaaaataatgTGTAACATGCCCGCTagcgcgccgtgattgcagtgctctcCAACGTTCCGCATGCAAATGACCATAACATTTCGCCAGGGGGTGCTGCCTCGACAGGACGATGGAGGCGGCTGTGCAATGACGCACGTTTTGCTGGCGGAAACAAGCGATAACTGCTGCGCCTGCTTATCGCTGTCACGAACCACCGTGACGGAAGCATATCATTTGTACGCAGAATGTAAAGGAGCACGCAATCCCAGCGCGCACAGGCACACTGGCGGGCTTGTCACATGGTATTTTATTTTGTACTCCGTGGgtatctgtagtaagcagaaaaatgcTAATACTTAATAAATAGAGGGCTAGAAACTTTCTAATCGAACATTTTGCTAACCGATCAACTTTCTGATTGGAATTTATTGCCCAGCTTCGGTGTTTAGGAGTTggttaattaaaaatgcataattagACAATTAAAGAGAAAACAAGAAATAGTGCGACTTACTCCATTCAATAGTCTGCAACATGCATTTGTTTGTGTCATATTTTtgaaactctggctagagatagctcGGGCACCCTCTGTATGCACACCCTCGCAATTGTCCAACAATACTGCACGAGCATTGGCCCCAGGATATGGTGCTTTCTAATATCGGCTACAATAAAATCAGTGATATGACCATCAGCGTCGCACCGGCTTTCTCAACACATATCGCACGGATAAAGCTGATAGTGCGTGTCCGGAATGAAGAGAGACCTCGGCGGAAGAGGCCAAGGAAAGCCACCGAGTGTTGAAGATCAAGCGAGCTGGTGTTCCATTTTGAAACTTGTCGCAGTGTAGTCATGGTAAGGGGGAAATGGCAAAGCGGGCCACAAAAGGAGCACTTCTTTCATCGCTCTGTAACAAGTTTCAAATCAGGCCAGTAGAAATTgtaacatgaaagaaagaagtttcTCCATGGTAGTAGTTGCAGCTCTGTCGGGCGAAATAGAAATCGCAAGATGTGCTGCCATTGGGCAAGCATGACAAGACTTCTATAGGGTGGTCAAAAGTTCTCAGGCCATTATCCCATCTAAATCTATGGCAGAGTTGTATCGCGTGTTACATAGTTTTGTGAGTTTTATATTTACATTCTCTTGTGTTATTTGTCGTGTTACCTTTGTTGTTTGTGTGGTTTGCCTGGAGGGGCTTGCTGTTCCGTAAAAGGTGCTAATAAATGCCCATGTGTTTGTTGCACCCCGGTGTGTACCGTGTCCGGTGTTCGAGTGTGCGAAAGATCCCCACAAAGCATACATAACACGTCCGAAATTTGGGCTCAAAAGCCGTGGAATCGGAGCTTCGATTCTCCGTTTGGGTAACtcagccagttttttttttttctgaatttctgAGCTACCTGCGTGCCCTTTTATTGATGTCAGTTGGGCAATGGAGACCACTTAAGTTGATTCTTGGTGTACGCGTGGAGCTGGCCGTAGAACCCTTttgtgttaaaggggccatgacacccaattttcgatcataatctgtgttatgtagattaatccttgtgcattaaCGAATaatctggcgaaattttagcgcatttcgTCGAGCATTTAATttagaatcgaatatttttataaacacgcaaaCGGCCCGaaagtcaggcaacactggtgcactcgcgagccgtgacgtaacaagcagctataGCTGTGCAAGCGtttgcattgcggcgaacgatgttgttccgtggtcagctggaCGTGATATCGAGaaattttagctttcttcagcttggcactgaaatcaaacgatttgcagcggctgaaactttggtagaagacgacggctctgttccgtgctgcacatgacgtcacacgcgccattgcaaaatggcggtcgccggcggtgggcggcgtttacagccggcgacttctagggcttgttttgcactgaaatgttctttcacggcccacttttgacatctgtataggcataatagaccctctacttctagttttcgccgACAACCACAAATCtctgggcgaccgtgtcatggcccctttaaaaaatTGAGCCGACTCACCAATAAATGGTGTATGCCTCCGCCTGCGCCGGGTCCTTGACGTTGGGCTCGTTGAGCAAGTCTTGAACGCCCAGCAGGATCTGCTTGATGGTGATCGCAGGTCTCCAGTCCTTCTCCTCGTCGAGCAGGGACAAACACACCGTACCCGACGGGTACACGTTCGGGTGGAACAGGGGGGGCTCGAACTTGCACTTCGGCGGCGTCGAGGGGTAGTCATCCTTGAAGACCATGCGCAACTTGTACAGGCCTCCTTCCCAGGGCGTCTGTGTCGTGAATGTATCAATAATAGCTAAGTCAACCATGCACCAATCAGATCAACGTACTTAACTTGCACAACTTCAAGATGTACATTTCGACAGATTAGCCAGTCTCACATGACTGCACCACACAAAGCAGCTACTGGTGCATGCAAGTAACGAAATTAGGTGAAGCCGCTGTGGTGCAAAATCAAACCAACACAAGGAATGCTGTACCGTACACCACAATCACACTGCTATGTCCATTTCATTCTGTACTAGGATTACCGCCGTATTAACTAACTAGCCAAAGAACAAGTCATCCTAAGTGATGAAAGtttgtggggaaaaaaaaatccGCCCCTTTCATGATGCCATGGCGCAAACACCCTTCCCCTAGTGGAAAAGTTACGAAACGCCCCTTGATCTCTGAGGCTTtccttctggcaataccggttgtcctgTAGCTAAAGACAACTACATTCATgcttgaaacaatgaaatgcaacaatcgAATGCggcaacatgaaatgacaagtgaccttgaTACTAGACCAGATTTgcatatcagaaatggctgaccTCCAACAAGCCTATGattgagagagcatcagttattggaaaacgtcGCATACGAATACGCATGCGACTGGCACACTTTCGAGAGCCTATTGGTGTACACCTGCATTTCTGTATGGTCCCTGGATTTATTGTGAATTGTGCTGCCACTGCCACAGAAATCTGTAATtcgtagaagcttcgcttaaaagaaCCTTGTAAGGTAACAAGAACTGCTTTTACAACACAAAAGAATGAATGCAGGCAGCCTCACCGATAACATTTCGGCAGCAAGTTAAGGAAAAACAAGATTTATTTAAATGAAGAGGTTGTCAGCATGAAACTACTGCTTCATACTCAGGTCAGAAAAGTACTAataaagcatcaacaaagtgcagacGAGGTACAGAAACTATCCACACAAACTCCAATACTGCCTGTTCTCTTCACTCATTCATGTTAGCTTTGTCGTTACAACAGGACCAAGACATTGTAAAACAGGCAAGGTTTGTATGGAGATCCAGTGGACAACTGCCCACAAGTGTCCGAAGCTCCACTTGCTGGCAGACAACCTTGTGGGTAAGAAACCCACAAGGTTTCTTGAGCAACCATTAGTTTGTCATGCGTGACAATTAGCAATTGTTGCAGTGACATGTCATTTGTTGTCATGAACCTACTTATGCTATCATCTCATTCGAACAAGATGACACCAAGGAAAGTAAGGTCCTAACACCAAGGTTAACACAAGCACTCATCATGTTAAAAGCTAGCGCTCATgtttaataagaacttgttgctcGCAGAGTTCGTGAATACTCGACAACATCTTGATTTTGGCACTAAAATCAAGATGTCGTATAGCATTCATGTGTTGTCTATGCGTAAAAAGCAGTCGTGGATTATCAATGTTTACCCAGCTTGCTTGGGCGTTGCCTTGTTTGAACGAGACGTCACCACAATTGCAtatgacataaaactgcaatctCCAGTCCTAACAATTAAGTGGTACACGTGACCAACTGCCGGTTGCACAAGTGGCAGAAAGCACAAGAGGGCATCCGAAACTTACCCCCTGTTTTCCAGGGATGGCACACTCCCAGTTGAGCAGGTTTAACGTTCCATCCAAGTTCTTGGTTGGCCGGGCGACAAATCCCTACGAAACCGTTGAAACACCGAACAATGTCAAAACCACCACGAATGCCTCAGAAATCCAAAACAGTAAACGAACATGCGTAGCATTTTGTTGAACATGCGGATGGCCAACTTGTTGGCTCTTACGAACCAATCTCCAGCACCCTCTGAAACATTCAAAAGGTTTCTCTTTTCACAGTGTCTATTTTCCTGGACCAGACCACAAGACAAAGTTCAgatttattttgtggaccacactgTGCTGTAGTAGACCagaacagcccacctctcttgacgtcAGTTTTCTGTCACGAATGGCAAgattgtggtctggtccacagaataggcACTGCGTTTTCTCAAGGGCTGCCGCCAGCgctatcgcgtactgccgtgaaCTCGTACTTCCCATCGCAGTCCGGCCGCCATCGATATCAAGGACACCGGCCAACGCAAGGAGCGCTGACTTCACTAAGGTGTTTCTAGAACATACAAAGGCTGGTCCTGTTTCATAGAATCTGCACCGCTTCGATGGCTTTCGATTCGTGCGGCGTTCACGATTAGCGCTTTAGACGACAACAGCGCCGGCGCCCTTGCGCAAAACAATGCATTCGGTCACTTTCCGAACGGCAGCCTGAGCATAAATACTAAGCGGTAAAACACGTCTAAATGTTCGTTAATTGTACTGCGGCGGCTGGTTTGGCTGTCTTCTAAACACTGCTGGAACGttcacgagcaaaaaaaaaaaaaaaacagcgaacaCCGAAACACCACGAAGGacacaaaagcaaacaaaaacgCGGTTGTGTAAAATCGTCTTAAAACGTTTACTCACGAACGGGTGGTCTTTCCTCCACGCCTTTCGCTCTTCCGAGAGTCTAGCGATGGCGATTCCAGACATGTTAGTTCctctgtaattaaaaaaaaaaaaataaacaatcgAGCGCCGTGCGTTGGCGGGACGGGTACGGAAAAATCACGCAGCAGTGGTTACAAATATCGAAACAACGGGACGAATTCCGACGTTGGAGGTATTCGCGTCAACCTCAGGTGTCAGGCCACGACAAGCTTCACGCGCACAAA comes from Rhipicephalus sanguineus isolate Rsan-2018 chromosome 7, BIME_Rsan_1.4, whole genome shotgun sequence and encodes:
- the LOC119399994 gene encoding protein BUD31 homolog, encoding MGKVRRSKKPPPEGWELIEPTLDELEQKMRECETESHEGKRKVESLWPIFKIHHQKSRYVFDLFHKRKAISKELFEYCIREGLADRNLMAKWKKQGYENLCCLRCIQTRDTNFGTNCICRVPKAKLEEGKIVECVHCGCRGCSG
- the LOC119399996 gene encoding SUMO-conjugating enzyme UBC9, translated to MSGIAIARLSEERKAWRKDHPFGFVARPTKNLDGTLNLLNWECAIPGKQGTPWEGGLYKLRMVFKDDYPSTPPKCKFEPPLFHPNVYPSGTVCLSLLDEEKDWRPAITIKQILLGVQDLLNEPNVKDPAQAEAYTIYCQNALEYEKRIRAQAKQMASSE